In Runella sp. SP2, the genomic window TTTTTTAAACATATTTAGAATAATCATTGGAAAACATTACAAATCACCATAAACTTGCGCAATAATAGTGCCAAGCAACAAAAGATTTTTCGCTCTTTGTAATTACATATTTTAATTCTGAATGGCCGCAACTATGTAAGAATTAAGCCTCTCTTGTACATACTATTTGCAAGGGAAAATTATTGGAAAATTACCATTATTACCCAATAACTTAATATAGTTCGCCCATGAGAAATTTTTTATCCACTCTCTGTTTAGTAGGTGCGATGCTGACATGCTTGGTCAGTCACGCACAAGACCGTGTGTTGAAAGGAAAAGTCCTTGACAAAGACGGTGCTCCCCTTCCTGGAACAAGTATCGTCATCAAAGGTTCTGACCGAGGTACTTCGGCCAGTTCTACGGGAGAGTTTAGCCTCTCTGCTCCTCCGAGTGCTACGACTTTAGTGTTTTCTTTTATTGGCTACAAGCCCCAAGAAATGGCTATCGGCGCGCAAACTTCGTTCAGTATTACAATGCTAGAAGATGCGTCCATTTTGAACGAAGTCGTTGTTACTGCCTTGGGGATTGCCCGTGAAAAGAAAGCCTTGGGCTATTCGGTCCAAGAAGTAAGTGGAAAACAAATGACACAAGCTCGGACCACCAACTTCGTCAATGCCTTGGCTGGTAAAGTGGCTGGGGTACAAATTACGGGTTCGAACGGTGCGCCAGGGGCTTCGTCGCGGATTTTGATTCGTGGAACAAGCTCAATTGGTAGCAACAACCAGCCCCTTTTTGTGGTTGACGGTGTGCCCATCGACAACGGTAACTACGGCTCAGGAACGGGCGTTGACTACGGAAACGGTGCCGCGTCGATTAACCCCGATGATATTGAAAACGTAAGCGTATTGAAAGGGCCAAGCGCGGCGGCTTTGTACGGTTCGCGCGGGGCTAATGGCGTTATTTTGATTACGACCAAAAGCGGAAAAGGCGCGAAAGGTATTGGCGTTTCGGTCAACTCTAACACCGCTTTTGATACGCCTTTCCGACTTCCTGAATGGCAAAATGAGTACGGTCAAGGAAACAAAGGCTTGTTTTCGTTTGTGGATGGAACGGGCAAAGGCGTCAACGACGGGGTGGACGAAAGCTGGGGGCCTAAAATGGACGGTCGCTTACTTCCACAGTTTGATTCGCCGCTGGATGCCAATGGCGTTCGTACGGCGACTCCGTTTGTGCCTCATCCTGATAATGTTACAAACTTTTTTAACGTTGGTAAAACCTACACCAACAATATCGCCATCACGGGCGGAAACGACAAAGGCGATTTCCGCCTTTCGTTTACCAATTTGAGCCAAACGGGAATTTTACCAAATACTGATTACAAACGCCGTACGGTTTCGTTGAATGCGGGTTGGAATTTGACCAAAAAATTGAGCATTCGTGCAACGGGTAATTACGTCGTGGATGGTAGTGATAATCGTACTAACTGGGGGCTTTACTTTATTTGGTTTGGCCGCCAAGTGGATATTGAAAAGCTGAAAAATTATCAAGCACCTAACAGTGTGTATCAGTACAACTGGAACTATAATTATTGGACAAACCCGTACTACGTGTTGAATTTGAGTACGAAGTTTAACCAACGCGACCGCGTATATGGAAACCTAGCTGCTACCTATAAATTTAACGACTGGTTGACATTGACAGGGCGTTCAGGAACCGATGTATATATTGACCGCCGCAAAACCAAAAATGCCGCCCGTATCGACAACCTCAACGGTGCAAAACAGTATGACAGCTACAACGAAGAGCAGATTTTTATTCGTGAATCGAACTCGGATGTATTGTTGAGCGCGACACGTAAGTTTGGTGATTTTGACGTGTCGGCCAACGTGGGTGCTAACCACCGTAGTAATTATTACCAACGGAATTACATGGGAGCGACCGAATTGGCCATTCCGCGCGTGTGGAACCTCGGGAACTCTCGCCAAGCAAAGGTGGCTGACAACTCATTCTCCGAAAAAGCAGTAAACAGTGTTTATGCGGCGGCTAACTTCGGTTATCGCAATTATCTTTTCTTGGATTTGACGGCACGAAACGACTGGTCGAGTACCTTGCCTGCCAACAACCGCTCGTATTTCTACCCATCGGCGGCATTGAGTGCCATTGTAACCGACATTTTGGGCCTAAACTCACCTGTATTATCATTTGCCAAATTACGCGCAGGGATTGCCCGCGTAGGGAACGACACCGATGCCTATCGTTTGATTCAAGCCTACAAGTACGAAAACCCTTGGGGCAGTACGCCTTCGTTGTCAGAAAACAACGCGATGTTGAACGCTTCCCTCAAACCAGAGTTGACAAACTCGTACGAAATTGGGGCTGAATTTAAGTTTTGGCGCAACCGCGTAGGTTTGGATGTAACGTACTACAACAAACAGTCGTCGAACCAGATTTTGGACGTTAATATCTCACAAACAACGGGTTTTAACTCAAAACTGTTGAATGCTGGGAAAATTGAGAACAAAGGAATTGAAGTACAACTCAGCGCCACACCTGTGAAGGTGCGTGATTTTCAGTGGGATGTGGCAGTCAACTGGGCGCGAAACCAAAACAAAGTAATCGAATTGGCAGATGGCCTAACAACCTACACTTTAGGAACCGTTCGCGGTATGACAATCGAAGCGCGTGTGGGACAGCCTTATGGTACGTTCTTCGGACAAGGTTTTGCCCGTGACCCGAGCGGTAACATCATTTACGACAAAAGTGGTTATCCAACCCTCAACCCAACTCGCCGTATCTTAGGAAGTTTCACACCAAAATGGTTAGGCGGTTTACAGAATACCTTTACGTACAAGAGTGTCTCGTTGAGTACCTTGATTGATGTGAAATACGGTGGTGATATTTTCTCGCAAAGTGTGAATATCGGTCGCTATACAGGTGTATTGGCCGAAACGGTATTAGGGCGTGAAACAGGAATCGTTGGCGAAGGCGTTGTGAACACAGGCACGACCACCGAACCTGTCTATGTGCCAAATACAAAGAATATTTCGTCGGAAGAGTGGCACCACAAATACTACGCATTGACCAACAACGAAATGACGATTTTTGATGGTAGCTATGTAAAACTTCGTGAAGTGAGATTGAGTTATGTGCTTAACAATCAGTTAATTAAAAAGCTGCCTGTGCGTGATATTACGGTATCGGTCGTAGGACGTAACCTCTGGTTGATTCACAGTAATGTGCCACACATCGATCCTGAAACCAGCTTCTACAACGATGGCAATTTGCAGGGAATCGAGAACGGTCAAATTCCAACAACCCGCTCGGTTGGTTTTAACATCAGTTTTAGCTTGTAAAGGTGTCAAGGTCAGACGGTAGTCAGACCGTATTTCCATTGGTTTGGTTGTCGTTTGACCTATCACATAATCATCGGTCTGACTGTCGTCTGACCTCAGATAAAAAGTTACGGTCTGACTGTCGTCTGACCTATCACATAATTTTTCTATTACGACAATGAAAAGACTTTTTTCTTCTTTCCGATACAAAGCCGCTTTGGCGGCGGTGATGCTGAGTGTTTCGGCTTGCACCGACAAATTTGACGAAATGAATACCAATCCCAACGCTCCTGCCACGGCAACGGCCGACCTGTTTTTGCCGCACGGCATTCAGAGTGCAGTAGATGTTTATTGGGGTGGTTCGTTGGGAATGGACATTGGTAACTTGATTTCGCAGTATTGGGCTCGCATCCAATACACCGACATTGACCAGTATTCTATCTCAAGCAGTGTGTATAGTGATGCTTGGCAGACATTCCACATCGAGGCCCTGGCCGACTACCAACGTATTTATAAGATGGGAGCGGAGATTAAAAACCCTAATTACCAAGCTGTGGCCATCATTATGCGTTCTTGGGTGTTTTCATTATTGACGGATATTTACGGAGATATTCCATATTCTAAGTCGCTTCAAGGGCTGGAAGGTGAGTTGCAACCTGCGTACGACACCCAAAAAGACGTGTACGCGGGTTTAATCAAAGACCTCAAAACGGCTAACGACATGATTGATGCAACTGACAGAACCAAGGCGATTGCGGGTGATATTTTGTTTGCCAATGATCTTACCAAATGGAAAAAATTTGCCAATTCCTTGAGCCTTCGCTTGTTGAATCGGATGTTGAGCAAAACCGACGCAGCCATTGATGTAAAGGCGGAAATCAACCGAATTTTGAGCGACCCTGCTAAGTACCCAGTAATTGGCTCAGTGTCGGAGAATATTCAGTTAAATTACATCGACGCAACAAACAACAACAACCCGATTAACCAAAACCGCAAAACGCGCGACGACCACCGCATAAGTGCTACATTGGTGACAAAATTGGCGGCCTTGAAAGATGCGCGCTTGGCGGTGTATGCCGACAAACCTGCCGATGGAGGAGATTATAAAGGCGTACCAAACGGGCTGTCGAATGCCGATGCCAATGCATTAGGCTTATCGAAAACGTCGAAAGTTGGAGCGTTTTTTGTGAGCGCGACAGCACCAGGCGTAATCATGTCTTATGCAGAATTGTTGTTTATCAAAGCCGAAATGGCCTACAAAGGTATCACAGCTGCGGGCGACGTGGCTACTAACTATACCAATGCCATTACGGCTTCGCATAGCCAATATAAACTTACCGTGGGGGCTAACTACTTAGCCGCCAACGCGCTTAAATCAGGAACTGATGGTTACAAACAAATCATGGAACAAAAATGGATTGCGTTGTTTGGTCAAGGAATAGAGTCATGGACAGAGTTTCGTCGTACGGGCATTCCTGAATTAAAGCCATCAGTAATCAACGTAAACGGTGGCGTTATTCCAACGCGTTTGCCCTATCCAGGTTCGGAAGAATCGCTGAATTATACCAATTTTAGTGCGGCGTTGAAAGCTCAGGGAGGCGTCAACGACATGAAGCTGAAACTTTGGTTTGCCAAGTAAGTGATTCATACATACATTGTTCTCTCCAAAAACCCCAGCTCTTTAGGTTGTGGGTTTTTGGCAATTTGCTGATAATTAGGTTTTTTTGATTGTTCACTTGTTTCTCAATAAACTATTTAACCATTCCCATGAAATACCTTTTCCGTTCCACCCTTTCTGCCTGTTTGGCGGCGGCGACTTTTACCGTTTCGGCACAAGATGACGCAGCTTTGCTAAAAAAAGCAAAAAAAATCCACGACAAAGCTTTTACGCTAGATACGCACGCCGACACGCCGATGCTGCTGGCCCGCGGAGGATTTGACATCACCAAAGACAACGACGCCCGCACGACCAACAGCAAAGTGGATTATCCACGCATGGTTCGTGGTGGCTTAGATGCCATCTTTTTTGCGGTGTATTTGGGGCAAGGTCCACGCACGCCCGAAGGCCACGAAACGGCTAAAAAACGGGCATTGGAGATTTTTGATGCGGTTCATACCTCGCTAAAAAATACGAGCTCAATGGCCGCCTTGGCTACAACGCCCGAAGAGGCCATTAAGATTGGTAAAACGGGTAAACGCGCGATTTTTATTGGGGTAGAAAACGGCTACACCATCGGTCACGACTTGGGTATGCTGCAAAAATTTTACGATTTGGGCACGCGTTATATGACGCTTTGTCATTCGAGCAACAACGACATCTGTGATTCGTCCACCGATCCAAAAGGGGCGGAATACCAAGGGTTGAGCCCGTTGGGTGAGCAAGTAGTGAAAGAAATGAACCGCTTAGGGATGATTATTGACGTATCGCACGTGTCAGACTCTACTTTTTACGATGTCGTTCGCCTGTCGAAAGTGCCCGTGGTAGCGACGCACTCAGGAGCTAAGGCTATTTGTAATCACCCTCGTAACCTCACCGACGATATGCTAAAAGCATTGGCTAAAAACGGCGGTGTTGTTCAACTCAACTTGTTGAGCGATTACGTTAAAACCATTCCTCCAAGTGCCGAAAGAGAAGCGGCGATGAAGGCATTATATACCAAATACAACATCAAAGATCGTCGTGGAATGATGACCTTGCCCGAAGCTGAACAACAAAAAGCCCGTGCCGATTTTATGGAGTTGAACAAAAAATACCCTGTTCAGTTGGCTACGGTCAAAGATGCCATTGATCACATCGACCACATGGTGAAGCTCATCGGTATCGACCACGTAGGAATGGGTGCCGACTTCGACGGTGGTGGCGCTTTGGCCGACTGCTTCGACGTAAGTCAATACGAAAACATGACCATCGAACTTGTGCGTCGCGGCTATTCAAAAAAAGACATTGAGAAAATTTGGAGCGGCAATTTCTTCCGCGTGATGAAAGCCGTAGAAAAAGGCAAAACGGGCGAAGTGAGCCTGAAATAAAAGTAAGTGAGACAACAACGAAAATGAAAAGAGTCGGGCAGTTGCTCGACTCTTTTTTTGTAAAATAAACCCACCTTCCCGAAAGTTTTAAAACTTTCGGGAAGGTAGTGGCATAATTTTTTGCTATTATTGATACTTACCAACGACGATTAATGATGCTGCCTATGTTGTTTTTACGTTCAAAATTACCCCAATTTGTTTTCCTTTTTCTCTTGATAATCGGCTCCTTTGCTGTTCATAGTCAGTCACTTTCTGGGATTAAATTGCCTTCTTTTTCTGAAGACACCCTGAACCGTGTCTCGATGCGAGGAATGTTCTCGCAACTTAATAACACGGCCACCATCAGCGACTGTAAAACGGGGAAAATTGTGCACGTTTTGCCCCAAAAAGCCTATAAAGACCTCATGGAGGCGTACCAAGAAGTGAAACAAACGGGTGAAAATAGAATGTACGTCGAAATACAAGGGTATTTTAATGACAATCGTTCTGAAAAACTCATTGTTGAAGAACTGCGTTTTTACGAAAATACCTCGGTTTGCCCTTCAGTTGCCAAATCTTACATTGCCCGTATGAAGGCTGACTTTGTCGAATATGGTGAAATGACCGTCGGTTGGGGGATTAAACTGGGTATTGCGGCGCTGATACTTATTTTGGGATTTGGGCTGATTAATTTTTTAGATAAACCGCTCAAGTCGTTTATTGACAAACGCAGTACCATCGATCCCTCCGTCAAGAGCTTTTTAAAGAGTTTGTTATTTATCAGCCTCCGAATTACGCTCATTATGATTGCGGGTGGTTTTTTAGGGATTCGGGTGACGGGGATTGTGGCCCTGTTTAGTGCGGCTACGTTGGCCATTGGTTTTGCCCTGCAGGGGAGTTTATCCAATTTTGCGGGAGGCTTTATCATCTTGTTGATGAAGCAATTTAAGGTGGGAGAAAAAATCACCGCCCAAGGCTACACGGGGCAAGTGCGTGATATTTTGATGTTTAATACCGTTTTGGATACGGGTGATGGCCGTCGGGTGATGATTCCTAACGGACCACTGCTCAACAGTACCATTATTAATCATACCCGAGCGGGATACGAAAAACGGGTACTGAAGATTTTTACCACTTCTGACGTAGATACGGAGCACCTAAAAGCCATTATTTTGGACCAAATGGGCACCCTTAACGATGAAACATTGAAGCTTGCCCCCGATGTAAAAGTAACCGATTGGAACGGCGACCGCCTCGAAATCACCTTGTCGTACCAAACACCTGCGGCACTGAGCGGAGGGGTTTATGAAAAGGTCATTCAACAAATGAACAACCGCCTGCGTGCAGAGGGAATCAAACTATATCCTTCCATGACTACGACCTAGTCGCTATCAAAACACTTTTTGATTATTTGGAAGTCAGTTCATTAGATAATTCTTTGGAAGGTTTTCCTACAGTGACGCGTAACCAAGCTGAGGCTGTTATCGAGCTGGCAGCCAATTTGTTATATAACTCTACGCATCACTATGAAGCTGCTGCTTGACGAAAATATTGACGTGCGCATAGGGGTGGTATTTCGGTTAGTTGTCATAGCTTCAAAACAGTCAATTAAAAACGTTTCGAACAGCTATGAAAAAGTCATTAGTCATCTTTTTGTTTGCGCTTCTTGCCTCTCTCCAATCGTGTGTTTTTATTTCAGAAGGCACACTTACGCCCCTTGATCCTACGTCCCAAACTTTCAATCTCCGCGATTTTGACCAGCTCGAAATGGGCAATGCCTTTGACATCCACGTCCGCCAGTCGGGGCAGTTCAGCATTTCGGTGCGGGGCGACCGCCGCGACGTTCAAGATTTGGACGTGTATGTTGACCGCTCAGGTAAGTTGGTGATGAAATACCGAAACTGGCGCGTTCGCCGCTACGACATGGAAGTGGACATTACGATGCCTACCCTTACCGAAGTGGATTTCTCGGGAGCTACAACTTCTACCATCGAGGGTTTTACCAACGGCCGTACGCTCGACGTCGAACTATCGGGCGCCTCGAAGTCGGTGATTGATAGCGATTGGGACCGTGTTAATGTGGATTTGTCGGGTGCCTCTAATCTTACTTTGCTTGGGCAAGGGCTTACAATTGCGGGCGAGTTGTCAGGAGCTTCACGCTTGGATGCCTTCGACTATCCCGTTGATAACGTCGATTTAGATCTTTCGGGAGGAAGCAACGCCCGTGTATTGGTGGGCAAAACCTTGAGAGTCAACGCCAGCGGAGGAAGTACATTGCGCTACCGTGGCACGCCCGAATTGCGCTCCAATATTTCGGGTGGAAGCACCGTAAAGCCAGATTAAGCCAAAAAATTCCTACCTTTGTGGTTCTTAATTGAAGCCGTTATCGGTTATCGGTTATCAGTTATCCGTAGAATATGCGGTTTACTATTAACGGCTAACGGTTAACGGCAATTTAAAAAAATTGCCCAATGAACTACAAAGAGTATAAAGGTCTGGACTACGCGCAGGTAGGGAAAGAAATCCTGCAGTTCTGGAAAGAAAATCAAATATTCGAAAAATCAGTCGAAGTACGGGAAGGGTCGCCGTCATTTACGTTTTACGAAGGGCCACCATCGGCCAACGGGACGCCTGGGATTCACCACGTAATGGCCCGTACCATCAAAGATATTTTCTGCCGCTACAAAACCCTTCAAGGCTACCAAGTGAAGCGTAAAGGGGGCTGGGATACGCACGGCCTGCCGATTGAGCTTCAAGTAGAAAAAGAATTGGGCATTCGCAAAGACGACATTGGGGTAAAAATCAGCATCGAAGACTACAACAAAAAGTGCCGCGAGGCCGTCATGCGTTTTACCGATTTGTGGCTCACCATGACCGAAAAAATGGGGTATTGGGTGGACATGGACGACCCGTACGTGACCTACAAAAACGACTACATCGAAACGCTTTGGTGGTTGCTCAAGCAGCTCTACGACCAGGGGCTTTTGTACAAAGGTTATACCATTCAGCCTTATTCTCCAGCGGCGGGTACGGGGCTTAGTTCGCACGAGTTGAACCAGCCTGGTACGTATAAAGACGTAAAAGACACCACCATCGTTGCCCAGTTTAAAGTAAAATTGACGGGTAAATCGGCCTATTTGTTTGACACAGCCGACAGCGATGAAGTGTACATTCTAGCATGGACGACGACGCCTTGGACGCTTCCTGCAAACTCCGCCTTGACCGTAGGAAAAGACATTATGTACGTCCTTATCAAAACCTTTAATCCATATACTTTTTTGCCCATCAATGTGGTGTTAGCAAAAGATTTGGTGGGGAAATATTTCTCGGAAAAAGGCAAAGACGGCGATTTTGTAGCCTATAAAGACGGCGACAAAGTGATTCCGTGGTCGGTATTGATGGAGTTTAAAGGTGAACACCTCGAAGACATTCAGTACGAGCAATTGTTGCCTTACGTGCAGCCGCTCCAAGATGCCGACAAAGCTTTCCGCGTTATTTTGGGCGATTTCGTCACGACCGAAGACGGTACGGGGGTAGTGCATACCTCTCCTACTTTTGGCGCGGATGACTTCCGCGTGGCGAAAGCCAACGGCGTACCTGCCATCATGGTGCGCGACGAAAGCGGCAAAGAAGTACCTATCGTTGACCGTCAAGGGCGTTTTGTCAAAGAAGTCGGCGAATTTGGTGGGCGTTTTGTCAAAGAAGAATACTACTCGACCGAAGAACGCAACGAGCCTGATTTCCGCCCGACGGATGTGCTTATCGCCATCAAATTGAAAGAAGAAAATCGTGCCTTTAAAGTGGAAAAATACGAGCACCCTTACCCACACTGCTGGCGTACGGACAAGCCTGTGTTGTACTACCCACTCGATAGCTGGTTTATTGCTACGACCAAGAAAAAAGACCGCTTGGTAGAACTCAACAAAACCATCAATTGGAATCCTGAAAGCACAGGAACGGGGCGTTTTGGAAACTGGCTCGAAAACCTTGTGGACTGGAACCTTAGCCGTAGCCGCTACTGGGGTACGCCTCTGCCGATTTGGCGCAGCGAAACGGGCGAAGAAGCTTGCATCGGTTCGGTAGAAGAGCTAACCAATGAACTCCAAAAGGCGATTGATAGCGGCGCACTTAGCCCTGAGCAACAAGCCAAGAATGAGTCGTTTCTGCAATCAAAAGGCACGGAAGCCTTTGATTTGCACCGCCCCTACGTGGACGAAATCTTTTTGGTATCGGCCTCGGGCAAAGTGATGTTTCGTGAGCCTGACCTCATCGACGTGTGGTTTGACTCGGGAGCGATGCCGTATGCGCAGTTCCACTTCCCGTTTGAAAACCTCGACAAGTATCCACAAAGCATGGGCGGTACGGCAAGCGATAGCAAAACGTCGTTCCCTGCCGACTTCATCTCCGAAGGAGTTGACCAAACGCGCGGTTGGTTTTTTACCCTCCATGCCATCGCTGGATTGCTGTTTGACTCGGTTTCGTTTGAAAACGTTGTTTCGACGGGCTTGGTGTTGGACAAAAACGGCAATAAAATGTCGAAACGTTTGGGCAATGCCATCGACCCGTTTGATACCATTGATAAATACGGCCCCGATGCGACGCGCTGGTACATGATTACCAATGCTGAGCCGTGGGACAACCTCAAGTTTAACCTCGACGGTATCGCCGAAGTACAGCGGAAATTCTTTGGAACGCTGTTCAATACCTATAATTTCTTTGCTTTGTACGCCAATCTCGACGGCTACAAAGTAGAACAGTTTAACCGCGTTCCGCGCGAACAATTGAGCGAGCTTGACCGCTGGATTATTTCAAAGGTCTATACCCTTGTGAAAAACGTGGGTGAGCAGTTTGATGGATACAATCCTACAAAAGCGGGGCGCTTGATTCAAGATTTTGTGTGCGACGACCTTTCTAACTGGTACGTTCGTCTCAATCGCCGCCGTTTTTGGCAAGGAGAAATGACCGATGACAAGCGCGCTGCGTACGAAACCCTCCAACATTGTTTGGCGGCAGTGGCGCAGTTGATGTCGCCGATTGCGCCTTTCTTTGCCGATTGGCTCTATCGTAATCTAACCGACCACGTACGTGTTGAATCAATCGAAAAAAATACGCCGTTCAAACACGAATCGGTGCATTTTACTGAATGGCATACGTACGACGAGTTCTGGGTAGATGCCGAGTTGGAGCAATCAATGCAATTGGCGCAAG contains:
- a CDS encoding SusC/RagA family TonB-linked outer membrane protein, whose protein sequence is MRNFLSTLCLVGAMLTCLVSHAQDRVLKGKVLDKDGAPLPGTSIVIKGSDRGTSASSTGEFSLSAPPSATTLVFSFIGYKPQEMAIGAQTSFSITMLEDASILNEVVVTALGIAREKKALGYSVQEVSGKQMTQARTTNFVNALAGKVAGVQITGSNGAPGASSRILIRGTSSIGSNNQPLFVVDGVPIDNGNYGSGTGVDYGNGAASINPDDIENVSVLKGPSAAALYGSRGANGVILITTKSGKGAKGIGVSVNSNTAFDTPFRLPEWQNEYGQGNKGLFSFVDGTGKGVNDGVDESWGPKMDGRLLPQFDSPLDANGVRTATPFVPHPDNVTNFFNVGKTYTNNIAITGGNDKGDFRLSFTNLSQTGILPNTDYKRRTVSLNAGWNLTKKLSIRATGNYVVDGSDNRTNWGLYFIWFGRQVDIEKLKNYQAPNSVYQYNWNYNYWTNPYYVLNLSTKFNQRDRVYGNLAATYKFNDWLTLTGRSGTDVYIDRRKTKNAARIDNLNGAKQYDSYNEEQIFIRESNSDVLLSATRKFGDFDVSANVGANHRSNYYQRNYMGATELAIPRVWNLGNSRQAKVADNSFSEKAVNSVYAAANFGYRNYLFLDLTARNDWSSTLPANNRSYFYPSAALSAIVTDILGLNSPVLSFAKLRAGIARVGNDTDAYRLIQAYKYENPWGSTPSLSENNAMLNASLKPELTNSYEIGAEFKFWRNRVGLDVTYYNKQSSNQILDVNISQTTGFNSKLLNAGKIENKGIEVQLSATPVKVRDFQWDVAVNWARNQNKVIELADGLTTYTLGTVRGMTIEARVGQPYGTFFGQGFARDPSGNIIYDKSGYPTLNPTRRILGSFTPKWLGGLQNTFTYKSVSLSTLIDVKYGGDIFSQSVNIGRYTGVLAETVLGRETGIVGEGVVNTGTTTEPVYVPNTKNISSEEWHHKYYALTNNEMTIFDGSYVKLREVRLSYVLNNQLIKKLPVRDITVSVVGRNLWLIHSNVPHIDPETSFYNDGNLQGIENGQIPTTRSVGFNISFSL
- a CDS encoding SusD/RagB family nutrient-binding outer membrane lipoprotein produces the protein MKRLFSSFRYKAALAAVMLSVSACTDKFDEMNTNPNAPATATADLFLPHGIQSAVDVYWGGSLGMDIGNLISQYWARIQYTDIDQYSISSSVYSDAWQTFHIEALADYQRIYKMGAEIKNPNYQAVAIIMRSWVFSLLTDIYGDIPYSKSLQGLEGELQPAYDTQKDVYAGLIKDLKTANDMIDATDRTKAIAGDILFANDLTKWKKFANSLSLRLLNRMLSKTDAAIDVKAEINRILSDPAKYPVIGSVSENIQLNYIDATNNNNPINQNRKTRDDHRISATLVTKLAALKDARLAVYADKPADGGDYKGVPNGLSNADANALGLSKTSKVGAFFVSATAPGVIMSYAELLFIKAEMAYKGITAAGDVATNYTNAITASHSQYKLTVGANYLAANALKSGTDGYKQIMEQKWIALFGQGIESWTEFRRTGIPELKPSVINVNGGVIPTRLPYPGSEESLNYTNFSAALKAQGGVNDMKLKLWFAK
- the ileS gene encoding isoleucine--tRNA ligase; amino-acid sequence: MNYKEYKGLDYAQVGKEILQFWKENQIFEKSVEVREGSPSFTFYEGPPSANGTPGIHHVMARTIKDIFCRYKTLQGYQVKRKGGWDTHGLPIELQVEKELGIRKDDIGVKISIEDYNKKCREAVMRFTDLWLTMTEKMGYWVDMDDPYVTYKNDYIETLWWLLKQLYDQGLLYKGYTIQPYSPAAGTGLSSHELNQPGTYKDVKDTTIVAQFKVKLTGKSAYLFDTADSDEVYILAWTTTPWTLPANSALTVGKDIMYVLIKTFNPYTFLPINVVLAKDLVGKYFSEKGKDGDFVAYKDGDKVIPWSVLMEFKGEHLEDIQYEQLLPYVQPLQDADKAFRVILGDFVTTEDGTGVVHTSPTFGADDFRVAKANGVPAIMVRDESGKEVPIVDRQGRFVKEVGEFGGRFVKEEYYSTEERNEPDFRPTDVLIAIKLKEENRAFKVEKYEHPYPHCWRTDKPVLYYPLDSWFIATTKKKDRLVELNKTINWNPESTGTGRFGNWLENLVDWNLSRSRYWGTPLPIWRSETGEEACIGSVEELTNELQKAIDSGALSPEQQAKNESFLQSKGTEAFDLHRPYVDEIFLVSASGKVMFREPDLIDVWFDSGAMPYAQFHFPFENLDKYPQSMGGTASDSKTSFPADFISEGVDQTRGWFFTLHAIAGLLFDSVSFENVVSTGLVLDKNGNKMSKRLGNAIDPFDTIDKYGPDATRWYMITNAEPWDNLKFNLDGIAEVQRKFFGTLFNTYNFFALYANLDGYKVEQFNRVPREQLSELDRWIISKVYTLVKNVGEQFDGYNPTKAGRLIQDFVCDDLSNWYVRLNRRRFWQGEMTDDKRAAYETLQHCLAAVAQLMSPIAPFFADWLYRNLTDHVRVESIEKNTPFKHESVHFTEWHTYDEFWVDAELEQSMQLAQDICSLVHSLRKGHKIKVRQPLTKVLIPVLSDKVREQIEHVAPIIMSEVNVKSVEFVSDDSGILKKKIKPNFKALGPKYGKNMKAVGEVINAMNEEQIREIERNGKVTLTGGDTTFEILLAEIEILTEDVPGWLVASQGSLTVALDVTITEELRREGIARDVVNRIQNLRKDSGFEVTDKIAIQLENNNEELADAVETNKNYICQEVQAVQLDLVADLNGSASEIEMDEFLLKVKIEVV
- a CDS encoding dipeptidase, which produces MKYLFRSTLSACLAAATFTVSAQDDAALLKKAKKIHDKAFTLDTHADTPMLLARGGFDITKDNDARTTNSKVDYPRMVRGGLDAIFFAVYLGQGPRTPEGHETAKKRALEIFDAVHTSLKNTSSMAALATTPEEAIKIGKTGKRAIFIGVENGYTIGHDLGMLQKFYDLGTRYMTLCHSSNNDICDSSTDPKGAEYQGLSPLGEQVVKEMNRLGMIIDVSHVSDSTFYDVVRLSKVPVVATHSGAKAICNHPRNLTDDMLKALAKNGGVVQLNLLSDYVKTIPPSAEREAAMKALYTKYNIKDRRGMMTLPEAEQQKARADFMELNKKYPVQLATVKDAIDHIDHMVKLIGIDHVGMGADFDGGGALADCFDVSQYENMTIELVRRGYSKKDIEKIWSGNFFRVMKAVEKGKTGEVSLK
- a CDS encoding mechanosensitive ion channel domain-containing protein, translating into MPSFSEDTLNRVSMRGMFSQLNNTATISDCKTGKIVHVLPQKAYKDLMEAYQEVKQTGENRMYVEIQGYFNDNRSEKLIVEELRFYENTSVCPSVAKSYIARMKADFVEYGEMTVGWGIKLGIAALILILGFGLINFLDKPLKSFIDKRSTIDPSVKSFLKSLLFISLRITLIMIAGGFLGIRVTGIVALFSAATLAIGFALQGSLSNFAGGFIILLMKQFKVGEKITAQGYTGQVRDILMFNTVLDTGDGRRVMIPNGPLLNSTIINHTRAGYEKRVLKIFTTSDVDTEHLKAIILDQMGTLNDETLKLAPDVKVTDWNGDRLEITLSYQTPAALSGGVYEKVIQQMNNRLRAEGIKLYPSMTTT
- a CDS encoding head GIN domain-containing protein, with product MKKSLVIFLFALLASLQSCVFISEGTLTPLDPTSQTFNLRDFDQLEMGNAFDIHVRQSGQFSISVRGDRRDVQDLDVYVDRSGKLVMKYRNWRVRRYDMEVDITMPTLTEVDFSGATTSTIEGFTNGRTLDVELSGASKSVIDSDWDRVNVDLSGASNLTLLGQGLTIAGELSGASRLDAFDYPVDNVDLDLSGGSNARVLVGKTLRVNASGGSTLRYRGTPELRSNISGGSTVKPD